The region CAGCCGACTCTTGCCAAACCACGTCCCAAAAGGATAGTCACGTGGACAAAAGCGCTTTGCCGGCATATGGAGGGCTGTTGGCCACGAACCGCGCGAGGCCCACTTGGGCGGTTTCTACGTTGTTGCCGGTCTTGTCCATGCCGTCGCAAGCAGTACCATGTGACCATGGACACAGTCACTCGCAAGTCACTGCTCTACCGTACCGGCATCGGCGGCACTGGCGCCTATGCAGCGACGCACGTCGTCGGCTGCTCGCATGGGTGTCGCTTCCCGTGCTACGCCTTCCTCATGATGCAGCGGTTTGGCAAAGTCGCCTCGTATGAGGAATGGTGCCAGCCTCGGCTGGTCGCCAATGCGCTGCAGTTGGCACAGAAGGAACTCCCGCGCTTGCGCGGCAAGGCGCGCTACGTGCACCTCTCGTTTGCGACCGACGCTTTCATGGAGCAGCACCCAGAGGTCACCGCGTTGACGCTGCAGCTCATGCGTCTCATCAACTCCTATGACATCCCCGTGCATACGCTGACAAAGGGTGTCATCCCGGAGGAGGCGCTGCAACTGTCTCACGAGAACCAGTTCGGCATCACCCTGGTTTCGGTCGACGAGGACTTCCGGACGCGGTATGAACCGGGCACTGCCCCCTATCCTGCGAGGATCGCGGGACTCCGCCGCGCGCACGACCTCGGGTTCCACTGCTTCGTCAACATGGAGCCGTATCCGACACCGAACATCTGGCAGCAGGACGTCCTCGGCGTCCTCGAGGCTGTCGACTTCGTGGACGAGATCCGCCTGGGCCAGCTCAACTACAACGACACCGTCAAGCAGTATCCGGGCTGGCGCGCGTTCTACCGCCGAACGGGCGTGATCGCGCGAGACTGGTGCGCGTCGCACGGCATCCAGTACGAAGGCATTGCAGCGGCCGACGCTCCCCGCCCTCGGCACGCGGCATCGGACCCAGGAGACCTGTTCAGCGCCTGACCGTATTTGTTACCAGCGGACTCGTCACGGGGTCAGACCCCACGTGGTATCATTGATTGTTACAGTTTGGAACCGTCCCAAAGCGTAACATTCTCCACACGGGCGAGCCCTTCAGCTGGAATCGTGGTATAACAACATCATACAGTGACGTGTGCACGGTGGGGAGGAAGCGATGACGGACGACGAGCGAACGCAGTGGGAGGTCGTGGCGCAGGCGCTGGAGGAGACGGGCGACTACCGTGTTGTCCGGAAGCTCCAGCCGGTGGAACGGTATGCCGAACCCGACGGTGAGCCGACCCAGCTGGGCTTGATCCTCGACACGGAGACAACCGGTCTCGACGCACAGGTGGATGACGTCATCGAGCTGGGCATGGTGTTGTTCGAGTACGCTCCGTCGACCGGGCGCGTGTACCGTGTCGTCGACACCTTCGACGAGCTGAGGGACCCGGGGCGCCATATCCCCGCCGAGATCACCGCCATGACGCACATCACAGACGACATGGTGCGAGGGCGCGCGATCGACGTGGCCGCAGTCGACGCATTCGTCGCCCGGGCTACCGTGATCATCGCACACAACGCCGCGTTCGACCGCCCGTTCGTGGAGAAGCAGTGGAGCGTGTTCGCAACCAAGCCCTGGGGGTGTTCCATGACACAGGTGCACTGGCGCGACGAGGGTGTCGCGACCCAGAAGCAGGAGCTGATTGCACTCTGCCTGGGCTTCTTCTACGACGCGCACCGTGCCGTGAACGACTGCCAGGCCCTCCTCCATATCCTGGCGAGCGCACTGCCCGTGTCCGGCCAGCCAGCCCTGAAGCCGCTGCTCGGCCACGCCATGGCCGATGACGCCAACATCTGGGCCATCGGAGCCCCCTTCGATGCCAAGGACGTCCTCAAGACGCGCGGGTACCGATGGAGCAACGGAGCAGGCGGCGAACCGAAGGCCTGGCACATCACAGTCATGGCCGACGAGCTCGACGCCGAGATGGCGTTTCTGGAAAGCATCTACGGCCGCGACGATATGCACAAGGTTCAGGTGGACCGGATGTCGCCGCTCAACCGCTTCTCGGCCCGGACGTGAGCATGGAACGGCTTGTCTTCGACGTTGAGACGGTCGGGGTCCCGTGGGAGTCGCTGGATACGGGCATCCAGGAGTCGCTGCTGCGTTCCGCCAGGAGTGATGAGGAACGGCAGGATGTCCAGAACTCGCTGAGCCTGTTCCCTGTCACGGCTCAGGTCGTCTGCGTCGCACTGTACTCACCGGAACAGGACCACGCAGCGGTGTTCTTCCAGGCGCCGCAGGCAGGGGCCTCACAGGTGCGCGAGGAGAAGGCGGTGTTCGTCCCCTGCACAGAGAAGGAGCTTTTATTGCACTTCTGGGAAGCGGCGGGCAGGGCGAAGCAGGTCATCACGTTCAACGGGCGCGGTTTCGACTGCCCCTTCCTCCTGGTGCGCTCAGCGGCCAATCGCGTCCGGCCGACGGTCGACCTCATGCCCAATCGATACAGTAACCAGCACGTGGACCTCATGGATCAGTTCACCTGGTTCGGAGCGGTCCGCCGCCGGTTCTCACTCGACGCCTGGTGCAGTGCGCTGGGCGTGGAGCAGCCGAAGCGCGAGGTGCACGGGAGTGACGTCACCGCCTTGTACGCAGCCGGCGAGTACATGACCATCGCCCGCTACTGTCTGGGTGACGCCAGGGCGACCGCGCAGCTGTTCGACCTGTGGAGCAAGTACATGCGGTACCCCGGCCCGGGACAGGAGCAGACGCCGAGATAGCGCCGCGCCCCTTGCGTTGTGGGAGTATGTTCCCATGATGGTAGCATACGCCTTGCCCTGGAGGAAGAGCCCGCATGAGCACAGCACAGAGAGGAAACACTCGGGAGATCTGGCGTCGCGTCCTGCCGGTGGCTCTCGTCCTGGCCGCCGTCGTGACCGCGTTCGTCGTGACGCACGAGCCGCTGGCCCGCATCGAAGTCATGGATTTCGCGCAGGAACAGCAGGACATAGGCAGTCTCTACGGACTGTGGACCGACGAACAGAAGGCGCTCAAGGCCATGCCGCTTGCCGACTACATCGCGTCAGTGACCACCGGGAAGATGACTACTGCCGACGGTACCGCATGGGATACGTTTGCCACTGGAGTATCCCTGACAGATGAGGGGAACCCTCCAGACCAGACATGGCGCCGCCGCATCGGGGAGTGGGGTGGCGTGTATGTACGGCAGACGGACCTGCCCTTGCCCGAACTGCTGGCCGGGATCCCGGATGGGGAAGAGCGCTACGTGTCTCTGCCCGATGGAACATGGGTCAAGGCCGTCGCGTTGCACCTCGACAGCGGTGACTTTACACTCGGCGCTGGCCTGCACGGCCCTCCTCATGCGCTCGTGTATCCGCTGCGTGGCCTGTTCTTCCCTCTGCTTGGCCTTGCCATGCTGTTGTACGTCCTTCTGCCGTGGCCACGCAGGCGCGAGGGAGTCATCGCCTACGACAGGTGGCGGGTGGTCCTTGGCGATATCCTGGGACTCGTGCTCACCGTCGTGTTCGTCGCGATGCCCTTCTTGATCACCAGCAACTCTGCACTGGCTGTCACGGAGTATTGGGGACTGACGCTGGTGTTCTGGCTCATTGGGCTCCTCGGTCTGTGGGCTGTGCAGGTGAGCATTAGTGCCGGAGGATTGCAGATGATGGTGCTGGCGGACCGCCTGGTGCGGGTGACCGCGTGGCGGCACGAGGAGTATCT is a window of Coprothermobacter sp. DNA encoding:
- a CDS encoding radical SAM protein; amino-acid sequence: MTMDTVTRKSLLYRTGIGGTGAYAATHVVGCSHGCRFPCYAFLMMQRFGKVASYEEWCQPRLVANALQLAQKELPRLRGKARYVHLSFATDAFMEQHPEVTALTLQLMRLINSYDIPVHTLTKGVIPEEALQLSHENQFGITLVSVDEDFRTRYEPGTAPYPARIAGLRRAHDLGFHCFVNMEPYPTPNIWQQDVLGVLEAVDFVDEIRLGQLNYNDTVKQYPGWRAFYRRTGVIARDWCASHGIQYEGIAAADAPRPRHAASDPGDLFSA
- a CDS encoding DNA polymerase III subunit epsilon, producing MTDDERTQWEVVAQALEETGDYRVVRKLQPVERYAEPDGEPTQLGLILDTETTGLDAQVDDVIELGMVLFEYAPSTGRVYRVVDTFDELRDPGRHIPAEITAMTHITDDMVRGRAIDVAAVDAFVARATVIIAHNAAFDRPFVEKQWSVFATKPWGCSMTQVHWRDEGVATQKQELIALCLGFFYDAHRAVNDCQALLHILASALPVSGQPALKPLLGHAMADDANIWAIGAPFDAKDVLKTRGYRWSNGAGGEPKAWHITVMADELDAEMAFLESIYGRDDMHKVQVDRMSPLNRFSART
- a CDS encoding 3'-5' exonuclease encodes the protein MERLVFDVETVGVPWESLDTGIQESLLRSARSDEERQDVQNSLSLFPVTAQVVCVALYSPEQDHAAVFFQAPQAGASQVREEKAVFVPCTEKELLLHFWEAAGRAKQVITFNGRGFDCPFLLVRSAANRVRPTVDLMPNRYSNQHVDLMDQFTWFGAVRRRFSLDAWCSALGVEQPKREVHGSDVTALYAAGEYMTIARYCLGDARATAQLFDLWSKYMRYPGPGQEQTPR